Proteins encoded within one genomic window of Hahella chejuensis KCTC 2396:
- a CDS encoding IS5-like element ISHch3 family transposase (programmed frameshift), translating to MDTLWEVPDELWLRIEPILKEDWQPSAKGGRPIGNWRGYLNGIIFRMRSGCQWNQLPRRFGDDATVHRWFQRWSKNGVMEKIWASLLRDCQELEGVDWEWQSADGWLGKKPALGGENVGPNPTDRGKKGTKKSLLVEAEGGPLGLVIAGANVNDHKLLEATLESIVVERPAPTVEARQHLCLDKGYDNVASEDVAARHDYIPHICRIGEEAQPADRHPSGKPRRWVVERTFGWLSKCRALLIRYDKKDSNYLGLLQLACGLLWFRRMWRLQGRQ from the exons CTGGACACTCTATGGGAAGTACCGGACGAGCTATGGCTACGAATCGAACCCATTTTAAAAGAAGACTGGCAACCCAGCGCCAAGGGTGGCCGCCCCATCGGCAACTGGAGGGGCTATTTGAACGGGATTATTTTTCGGATGCGTTCAGGCTGTCAGTGGAACCAGTTGCCCCGCCGATTTGGGGATGACGCCACGGTCCATCGCTGGTTTCAGCGCTGGAGTAAAAACGGCGTGATGGAGAAGATCTGGGCGAGTCTATTGCGAGACTGCCAGGAACTGGAAGGGGTGGACTGGGAATGGCAAAGTGCGGACGGCTGGCTGGGGAA AAAGCCCGCTTTGGGGGGGGAGAATGTGGGGCCGAACCCGACAGACCGAGGCAAGAAGGGAACCAAGAAAAGCCTGCTGGTGGAAGCCGAGGGAGGCCCCTTGGGACTCGTCATCGCCGGAGCCAATGTCAACGACCATAAGCTGCTGGAAGCGACGCTGGAGTCGATTGTGGTAGAGCGTCCGGCTCCAACGGTGGAGGCGCGGCAGCATTTATGCCTGGATAAGGGGTATGACAATGTGGCGAGCGAAGACGTGGCAGCCCGGCATGACTACATACCGCATATCTGCCGAATTGGCGAGGAGGCGCAGCCAGCGGACCGTCATCCAAGTGGAAAGCCCCGGCGTTGGGTAGTGGAGCGCACGTTTGGTTGGCTGTCTAAGTGCCGTGCGTTACTGATTCGCTATGACAAAAAGGACAGCAACTATCTGGGATTGCTGCAATTGGCATGTGGTCTGTTATGGTTTCGGCGGATGTGGCGGCTACAGGGGCGTCAATGA
- a CDS encoding helix-turn-helix transcriptional regulator yields MDNVINFIEVCSSEEFGHSCRRIRYINNISQEKLALEIGVSTSTIQRIENGRMAPSIDLVCKIAKGHGMKVIIVSSDISKIYSDHIIPSSIPQG; encoded by the coding sequence ATGGACAACGTCATTAACTTTATAGAGGTATGCAGCTCAGAAGAATTTGGCCATAGCTGCAGAAGAATTAGATACATAAATAATATATCTCAAGAGAAACTAGCTCTAGAAATAGGGGTTAGCACTTCGACAATTCAAAGAATTGAAAACGGAAGGATGGCGCCATCAATTGACTTGGTGTGCAAAATAGCTAAAGGACATGGAATGAAAGTAATAATTGTTAGTTCAGACATATCAAAAATTTATTCAGACCATATTATACCCTCCTCAATACCACAAGGTTAA
- a CDS encoding DUF6342 family protein, with product MPDLDLGLATDWDEGDTHGRVRLRQNQKYPSSPKKDVLISSPVSIELCVNTNYSTSQEADKIFFTTHYGCMKKVIGVLDSQGNLSISGRLMEMQNNLSYD from the coding sequence ATGCCTGATTTAGATCTTGGCCTTGCGACAGACTGGGATGAAGGAGATACTCATGGACGAGTCAGACTGCGTCAAAATCAGAAATATCCGAGTAGTCCGAAAAAGGATGTTTTGATTAGCTCGCCGGTGAGCATTGAGCTGTGCGTGAATACGAACTATTCCACCAGTCAAGAAGCCGACAAGATTTTCTTTACCACTCATTATGGGTGTATGAAGAAAGTTATCGGTGTCCTTGATTCTCAGGGAAATCTGAGCATTTCCGGCCGGCTGATGGAGATGCAGAACAATCTTTCATACGATTGA
- a CDS encoding substrate-binding periplasmic protein produces MTLVSLRCIGALLLLVWSIAPLAANSVDTPDAAQSKTEIRVAIDAWPPFRILDEEEGYSGIDFDLWARLANELKLDIDYVRCPWVRCLKMMEDGSVDAMSGLALRPDRALYMDYLEPAYYSCSTVFYVRKGRGEIVQDYEDLYRIDVGIVTGSAYFQAFDDDERINKVGVSTEKQLVEMLGRLRLTAIVGTDCQADYEIAQSPYKGQFEKAEYRPGNSVDLYFAISKKSFFHSKKDEFSQALAHILEAGAIEEITHRYLH; encoded by the coding sequence ATGACGCTTGTTTCATTGCGTTGTATTGGCGCGCTGTTGTTGCTGGTGTGGAGCATTGCGCCCTTGGCGGCTAACTCTGTCGATACCCCTGACGCCGCGCAAAGTAAAACCGAGATTCGCGTCGCCATAGACGCCTGGCCGCCTTTTCGTATTTTGGACGAGGAGGAGGGTTACAGCGGGATCGATTTTGACTTGTGGGCGCGGCTCGCGAACGAATTGAAGCTCGATATCGATTATGTACGCTGTCCGTGGGTGCGTTGCTTGAAAATGATGGAGGACGGCTCCGTAGACGCTATGAGCGGTTTGGCGTTAAGGCCTGACAGGGCATTGTATATGGATTATCTGGAGCCGGCTTACTACAGCTGTTCAACGGTGTTCTATGTCAGAAAAGGGCGGGGTGAGATAGTTCAGGATTATGAAGACCTTTATCGCATTGATGTTGGCATCGTCACAGGTTCCGCTTATTTTCAGGCTTTCGATGACGATGAACGGATCAATAAGGTCGGCGTCAGCACCGAAAAGCAGCTGGTGGAAATGTTGGGGCGCTTGCGTTTGACTGCAATTGTCGGGACAGACTGCCAGGCGGATTATGAAATCGCTCAGTCACCCTATAAAGGTCAGTTTGAGAAAGCGGAGTATCGTCCCGGTAATAGCGTTGATTTGTATTTCGCCATATCTAAAAAATCTTTTTTTCACAGCAAAAAAGATGAGTTTTCGCAGGCTCTTGCGCATATTTTGGAGGCGGGGGCCATAGAAGAAATCACTCACCGATATTTACATTGA